Below is a window of Halarcobacter anaerophilus DNA.
TATTGCAGCTTTTCTTGTTGTTTTGTAGATTACTAACAACACACCTAAAACTATTTCTAATACTCCACTTGCATAAACAATAAATTCATGAAAAGGTAAATATGAAGGCATTGCTTTCAAATAAAATTCTGTTTTTGTAAAATGAGCAATACCACCAAATACTAATAATATTCCTAATAAATACTTAAATACAATATATAATAATTTTTTCATTGTAGTAACAACTTTTATTTTATAAACTCAACTACATTTTTAAAAGGTAGTCTAAAGTGTTCTGATTGAGGATTTAACCTATATCCAAAAGGAAGGATTAATGACAATTGAAATTTTGATGTATCTAATCCAAGTAATTTTTCAATATTTTCTTTTTCAAATCCTTCAATAGGACAAGAATCTATACCTTTTATAGCTGCAGCTGTCATCATATTTGCTGCGGCTATATAAGTTTGTTTCGAACTCCATGCGTAAATATTCTCATCACTTTCAAGTACTTTTGTAACTATTAAATGATTTTTATAGAGATTGTCGTAAAATTCTCTTTTATCTTGGGGCATTTCACGTCTTCTAAATCTTTTAGCAGGAATTCCACTTTCAGGCTTTAAATTTTCTATAGCTGCTAAAATAATAATTAAATGTGAAGAAGTTGTAATTTGTTGCTGATTCCAACAATATGGTTTAATTTTTGCTTTTAAATCCTCATTTGTTATTACTAAAAATTTCCATCCCTCCTGACCAAAGGAACTTGGACTTTTTCTTCCTGCTTCTAAAATATAATTTATATCTTCATCTAATATCTTTTTCGTGTCATCAAAAACTTTACACGCATGTCGAAAATCCATTGCTTCCATAAAATCTTTTTTCATATCTATCCTTTATATTTTCTCTAATTTAGTAATTTCTAAGTTTTCCAATTTGTTTTTTGTATTTTTTATAAATACTTGAAAATGTTCTTTTTTCATATGTATATCTAAAAATTGACTATTCTCCCATGTTTCAATAAAAGTAAAACAATTTTCATCATTTAAATCTTTGTGAAGATCATATTGAATACAACCAAAATCATTATTATGGGTAGTTTTATGTAAATTTACTAATAAAGGATATACATCTTGTGTAAACTCTTTTTTAATTTTAATTTTTGCTACGATTGTTATTTTTGACATTATTGATTCCTTTTATCACCATTATATTTTAAAATATATTTTCAATATGCTCTTCAAACTGCTTCACATCATTTTCAATAGTATTATCTTTAAATATATTATAAATACTAAAGGAAGGAAGTGCTTGCATTCCAAAAAATTGATAAGTTTTATGTATTGATATTAATACTTCATCAACACTTTTGTCATCAAAAAATTGATTTTTATTGTTAAATGCTTCTTTTGGAGCATTCCATGTTGAAGAAAGCATATATTTAGCACCATTTTTCAATCCACCTGAACCATATTTTTTATTTAAGTCTCTTCGTGTTCTACCATCACCTTGACAAAGAAAACCATTAGCATATCCAAACCCATATACTTCATCAATATATTTTTTATATAATGCAGGTGCACTAAACCAATAAACTGGGAATTGAACAAAAATAATATCTGCTTCAATATTCTTTTTTAATTCATCCTCTAAAACATACTCATCTTCAAGTATTGTAGTTTTAACTTGATATCCTTTTTTAATTAAAGTTTTTTCAGCTATTTGACAAAGATTTTTATTTAGTTTACCTTCTCCTATCCCTTTGTAAGTTTCATATGCATTTATTATTAACGCTTTTTTCATTTATTATTCCTTTTTATGCTTTTTCTAGTATTTTCAAAATAATTTCTTTTGAATATATAGTATCCATGCCCCAAACTTTTGCTGTTTCATATGCATTATCTGCCAACGCTTCAATTTCTTTTCTTGAAATATTTATATCATTAAGTGTTATAGGTGCACCAATTTTGTTAAACCAGTTTTCTAATTTTTCTATTCCTACATTTTCATCATTATTATTAAATATTTCTTTGGCAAATCTTTTAAATTGAGATATATTTTTTTCTTTATACCACTTCATCCATGCTGGAATTACAACTGCTAAACCTGCTCCATGTGCTACATTAAATAAAGCTGAAAGTGAATGTTCAATCATATGATTTGGAAAATTACCATCTTTTGTTCCTGTAGGAGTTAATCCATTTAATCCTTGTGTCGCTGCCCACGCGAATTCAGCTCTTGCATCATAATCATTTGGATTTTTTAATAGTATTTCTGTTGTTTCAATAACAGTCTTAATTATAGATTCAACTAATCTTGAATTAAAATGAGGATGAATAGTTGCAGTAAAATATACTTCAATACAATGAGCAATAACAT
It encodes the following:
- a CDS encoding NAD(P)H-dependent oxidoreductase produces the protein MKKALIINAYETYKGIGEGKLNKNLCQIAEKTLIKKGYQVKTTILEDEYVLEDELKKNIEADIIFVQFPVYWFSAPALYKKYIDEVYGFGYANGFLCQGDGRTRRDLNKKYGSGGLKNGAKYMLSSTWNAPKEAFNNKNQFFDDKSVDEVLISIHKTYQFFGMQALPSFSIYNIFKDNTIENDVKQFEEHIENIF
- a CDS encoding DoxX family protein, which gives rise to MKKLLYIVFKYLLGILLVFGGIAHFTKTEFYLKAMPSYLPFHEFIVYASGVLEIVLGVLLVIYKTTRKAAIGIILLFIAIFPANINMYLNHTDFPDMSETALLVRLPIQLILIAWAYIYTRKTIKD
- a CDS encoding putative quinol monooxygenase; protein product: MSKITIVAKIKIKKEFTQDVYPLLVNLHKTTHNNDFGCIQYDLHKDLNDENCFTFIETWENSQFLDIHMKKEHFQVFIKNTKNKLENLEITKLEKI
- a CDS encoding NAD(P)H-dependent oxidoreductase, which codes for MKKDFMEAMDFRHACKVFDDTKKILDEDINYILEAGRKSPSSFGQEGWKFLVITNEDLKAKIKPYCWNQQQITTSSHLIIILAAIENLKPESGIPAKRFRRREMPQDKREFYDNLYKNHLIVTKVLESDENIYAWSSKQTYIAAANMMTAAAIKGIDSCPIEGFEKENIEKLLGLDTSKFQLSLILPFGYRLNPQSEHFRLPFKNVVEFIK